The Punica granatum isolate Tunisia-2019 chromosome 4, ASM765513v2, whole genome shotgun sequence sequence ATGATTTAGGCATGAgtcctttatttatttgtgtaATTTAATTAGCACAAACGAAGAGTTTCTCGCATGTTCCCCTTCAAATTGGACGCGTCTTTTTTGTTAACTCACGAAGGaacatttttcaatatttcaaCATTTTTGGAATTAATCGACGCCATGAATTCTCGCTGCCAAGCAACCATATGGAATTCTTTGATTCGAACAAGTCACATTAATAATTTGAACTATTCCTCTGAACGTGACGTTCAATCCCATTTACATCCGAAATCTTTGACTTCGTCCAAATGCATGTGAATACACCAAGTAATTCATTATACAAATTCAATGAATTTGCAatctaatttttcaatattctGTAACTGGACTCTCGTTTACACAAATAAACCATATATCTTATGTCACTGGTTAATGCTTTTGCAGTATAAGTATtccattttcattatttattatcaatACTTCATTTAGTGAGATTAATTCACCAACCGTGAGAAAATAGTTTATACTATGGAATTTGCTTGAATATTAGACATGGTTTGGCCAGTCATTCAAGTTGAAGTTTGAGACGATATACATTGTACGGTGTTTACAACTCGAACATAAATTGGGTACCTCCAAGTCCAGTTGGTCAAATTAACTAATTACTGTAAAAATCTTGGGTAAGTAAACGAATTATAAACGCATCAAGCAAACGGAAGCAAATTACCATCGGCCTTAGCCTGTAtgctttttattttgtcaatCAATGAAAAATCAAGTATAGGGATAGGTATTTTAAGTTTGGTTCTTtcgataataaaaaatatagaaaattttcgTTCGTGCCATCAGAAATTTTAACATAAACTTTATGAATTAACTCTCAGTTTATAGAAACAATCTTGTATGCAACAATATAACCATGTAGCCTACACTACTTTTTCCTACTTTAACGGCtctttagaattttttttttttatgatgagGGTGACTGGATTTTGTCCGATCAATCTCATGGTCCACCTAAATACCATACAAACTCATGACACAGGTAAGTCTGATCACAGGCGGTACAAATGGTCCAATAAAGAGTATTCTCTCACATGGCTTTCATGACGTGATTTGATCCTAAAACTTTCCCTTGACAGTTACACCCTTTAATCACCAGACCAACACTATTAggttcacttttttttttctcatttattcttttaatatttttcctatttctataatatataagacAGGGCTTTTGGGGATCCCTTTTCAGAATTTTAATTTGCAATAAATGCATATGAAATGGAATGTCTATTTCTTCGCTTTTTTGCCAATAAATCATAATTCTCGTGGAAGAAAGCAAGATATGTGAGATTACAGTTACAGCCAATACATATGATTCGATTAATTTCTGAATATTCTCCTCACGTTTAATTTGATAttcaatttcattatttttttcaattttatcctaTGTGTTTCGATaaacattttattttgtccGAAGTGCAATTAAATTTCGCTTATATAATTGTTAACTTGATGTCACATATAAAATTCTttgctcatatatatatatatatgatatttttaaaatttctttggtttaaatttaataaaagaacttcaaaaattattaagaGAAAATGACAGAGCAATCAAGAGAAGGGGTTTCTCCTTTGGGACGATGGTGGCCATCGTTGAGCTGCCACTACCCCTTCTCCATctctcaattatatatatatatatatatatatatatataaatttaacttattttattatttaatttttgaaaattaaaataaataagtctTTTAAGATAACACACATGAAAAAAATGTATTCAATTACAAAATTGAATAAACGACCAAATAGTACGTTTATCATAACGTAAAGGATACtaaaccaaaaaaattgaaacgaATGAAATCCAATATCAAGCCAAATGCAAAGGACCAAATATGAACTTAATCCCTTagatttacatttttattataatatatctaatatattatataacaGTAATCTCATTATACTAAAATTTATCATCTGCATGAATAATTAACAATATATTGCAAGTGTAACTTAATTTTCTTATGGtccaatttatatttcattaccTCTTCTTACAAGGAAGGCCTACTAGAGATAGGAGCAGGAAATGAAGGAGTCCGATAAATCTGATCGATGAGAATTGAAAATATTGTGATACCAAATTGATGGCGAAGACGAATAATGTTGCTTCTACAATATTGTTGGGGGTAAATGTAACAAGTTCGCAATTTTGAGGGGAAGTTTCAGAAATAGTTGGAACTTCTGGGGTAACTATTGAAATCTTACCAAAATTTAGGACGGCGGACGTCGTCTACCCGTCGTGGGCGTGCGTTCATTTCGTTCTGTCAGAGCTCCGACGGAATTAGGGTTTTCTCCGGTGCAAAATCTTCGCAATCCGAAGGTGAAATCGAGGAGGTCAACGATCAATCCTTTGGTGCATAACTTCTATCGGTGACGGCCATCAGAAAATGGTAGTCTTTTCGATTTTCCTGTTTTTCGCCGCTTTTGGGAATTTGATGGTGTCGAGAGAGCGCAATCGCAGTGACAAAGTTCCCTGCTTTAGTTTTTTTCTCCATTATCTTTCTTCTGGGTAGGGTTTATGCATGATCAAGATTAATACTTCTGTGATGTGTTCGCTGTTATACTCTCCCTATGATTCATTAGCAACTGGAGAATTCGGTGATGTACCCTGTCTGTAATCTAAACTGGATTAACCGCTTTCGAATAGTTCGACCTCGGTATATAGACAAATAAGAACATGTTTTTTGTAAGGGAGCTTAATTTGACCTGTCTGCGCATTGTTTGTTCCATCCTGTCACGAGAGTATTATGATCTGTTGTGTCGTCTTTAGAAAAGGATGAGGAACATTCTTCATCTTTTTTGGTAATGAGGTAAAAATGATATTGCGTTGTTGAGATATAGGGAAGAAATTTATGAGGTTGGAGGTGGACAGTGCcattggcttttttttttttttttttatgcattgTTTGTTTAAAGGAATGCTCGAGTAAATTTAGTTGCTGATTTAGCTTGATGTTTGTCGGTTGAGCTATGGCTCATTAATTTCATAATGGGTGCAGATGGATCTGGAAACAGAGAATCGGATAGCTGCCATTCTAATGAAAGAAGCGGCTGAATTGCGACGGCAAGCTGAGCAGGAAGGAGTTCTTTCTTATCTTCAGCAGCCCACTGTACGGGGTCGGCCAAATTCCCGGTTTCTCACTGCAACAGTTCTTGGGGTACAGCAAGGTTTGTTCTTGTCGCTTGCTTTCTTGGGGCATGCTTATTTCTATGTTCTTTTTGTGACACAGTTGCTGATAAATGATTAGTATTTTCATTTAAGTTATTGTTTTCTCTACTTCTGGTAATGTTTTATTTAGTGTGCTCTATTTAAGTCGAATTTCTTTGTGTTCTATATGCTTGATCAGCTTTAAATTGCTTTACTTTCTTCATGACAGCAAATAAAGCAGTGGAAGTGAATGAGATGTGGCGAGTCCGTCAAAAGGAGCTGGAGCTTGATAATCGGCTTAaaggacgatccagggatgaCAGTAGAAATGGCAGGATCCACCACAAGGATACTGTCTCAACCTCTAGAAGTGTGACCAAGAGGCTATCAGTCAGTGATGACGCTGGTGGTGCTACATGTTCTTCTCGTACAAGTGTACACGAGGCAATTGAAGCAAATGTAGATGCAGGCTTAAAGGATGAAGAGGTTGAGGAGTTCCTGCACTCAAGGTCATAAAGCATTCGCATCTCTTATGGccacttttaattattttttcctggTTCTTCCTGTGGCATGTCTGTGATTCTCAGAATAAGCTTTagaaacactttttttttaatgtgtcTGGCACTGCATAATTtgctaaataaaaattctacaAAATGAAACAATTTTAAGAAGCTCGTATTTGTTTATATAGCTTACAGCATGAAACATGCTGCATTGATTATATGACCTGCCCTTGCTTATTAAAGCTAAATCAGGAGGACAACTGACAAATATCCCTCTGATGTTTCACCAAAACTGCTCTGGTTCTCCAGAAACAATTTCTAAGGTACTTTATTTAAAAAGTGCCAGTACCGGACAGCAGTTGCTGTTTTCTGCCAGCTTATAAACATAAAATTTTGAGAAAGCTTAGATATTGTTTGAGTTTCCATGAGATCGGCACCTAAATCCTGTCAATTTCTTTGGTGATGCAGGGTTAAACGAGGAAGAGGTTCAATAGGTTCGAGAATGGATGAAACCGGCCCTTTTCTCCCCTCCAGAGAGGATGCAGAGGAGAAGATCTCATTAAACCCTGATGCTTGGGCCCAGCGAGTCGTGCATGGTCCAAAGAGGCCACTTGAGCTCAAGTCCTACGAATCCTCCGAAGAAGAGACATCCAAAGACAGGCAGAAGAAGGCAAAGAAAGATCGCTCGGAGAGCTCTAAGAAGAAGCACTCTCATAAGCACAGATCAAAAGAGAAGTCTAAGGATCGaaagaaggaggagaagaaatCTAGAGgcgaaaggaagaagaaagacgGAAAAAGACGCAGAGAGTAGATCTTTTGCATTGTTGTTCATACACCAGCACTAGATGAGTTGTTTCCAGTAACTTGCTGTAGTTCGGGCTTATGTATAATGAAAATAGTTTTCCATGAGAATTGAAATTTGAGGGTTATGAGACTTTTTCAAGAAGTCGAGATTTAAAGCTACAAATTATCCCCGAAGTCTGGAACAAACACCTGCCTGGATCTATCTTTGCTTCTTGTCCAGTGACTCCTATAATGTTTGGAACTGCTCGTTGCTTCATATTCTTTTAGCGGTCCCTGAAGGTTGACCCAATGTGGATCGTTCCCCTTAGATGTTGTCATTCTGTCTCAGGCATCCTGAACCATTGCTGAGCAAAATGCTCAAAGGTGCACTCAAGGTGGGAGCTTTCTCTCGAATGGATGACTCGACCAGGCCAGCAATGCTGCTAATAATGAACGTGCACTTGAATTTGCATTCTctcattttattaaatatcaaAGTCGTTATGTAATCGTCGAGATCATCTGTCGGCAACAGCATACGAGCCGAGTGGTCCttatttcttctctttttctgaTAGGTGGAGCGGTGAAATGAACTTCGATCTTCCGGTCATTTATGGAGGAGAAGAGAAAACTGTTTTCCGCAGCACTCACAATTTGGAAACCTGGAAATGGACCCGACACAGAACGGACCGGAGCCGGAGACTGTTCAGTCCCGCGTCAAAGCTCATTACCCGACTGAACAGTCAACCCCCCTTCAGAGTCAGACCCTTCTCCCTCTTCCCTCAGTCTTCGAGAACCAGAAAGAGAATCTTTTTACTCCCACGGTGTTTCGCTCTGCCCCTCGCATAAAAAAAGTGAAGCTTTCTCTTTCTGTAACCATTTCCCGCAGGTAAAACCTctcccctctcctctctctcctctgtgAGAGCTGAAGACCGAGTGTAAGCCCAGTCCCAGATCTAGAGATCCTGCTTCAGATCCCTTGTCGGGTACTCCATTCTCCCTTCTGAATTCTGGTTTCTGATGTCCTGAGTCCCCCAGcgtctcttcttctttctggGTCTTCTTAGCAATCGCGAATGCTTCATCTGTCAGCTCGGTTTTGCTGGTTTTTGGTTGTGGGGCTGTTGGAGTTTGTCCTATGGCGTGTGTTTCAGTTACCATAAATCAAGCGGGTGTCGTAATCTTTGTTAAGGGTCACCAGCTTTGTTGTCGGTCAGATTCTTGGGCTAGATAGTTCTGTACTTAGAAGTTCCTCTCCATTTCAAGGCTGTGGAAACTCATTATATGCTGGGGAGCGAGTAAAAGCTGTTCCTTTCCAGAGCCAGTTTGCCGTTCTCTTGATGCTGTCAAATTGTTTGCTCATACGCTTCTCAAGACTCTGTACTTGATGAATTGGATATATAGGCTATTGTCTTTGCTCCATATGCATCTAAAATGGCCAGTTTTAGAAGCAAATTCGCTCAAGGTTAGTGAAACTTGGAAAAGGTTACTGAGATCTGATGGGATTAACTGGGACTTTTATAGGAGTTTGGAGGATGTTAGGATTCTGCCGCAATTCGTAAGGCCTCATGTATTTGCTTGTCAATGATCATTGCAAGTAATATCGGGAGAGTGAGAATGAGCTCGATAGATTTGTTTCTGTCTGGGATGACTTTTGAACTGCTGATGATTATTACTTTGAATATCCTGTACAATTATTGGGCTCGGAAGAAATCTCAGTTGGAGAGAccttttgtttccttttccctttacTTTTTTCTCTAATTCAGAGACTCCATGAGAAACATTTGCATCGAATTTAAGATTTTCCAGGTGTTGCGATTTGTAGGCTTGGCCCCCATCTTCTAAACATGTCAAGGAGGCCAGCAAGTCTAGCTCGTCGCTTTGCTGATGGTGGAAGTATCCCGTTCGTGGGCTCAGTGCAGTCCAAAACACGCTCGTCGCCTCTGTTATCTATAGGGCTTCTAGTCGTGGTATGTGAGGGCAATTATTACAGGATCTGTTGCTTGTATTTATGTTCTTGATTTATCATCttctattaaaattttaaacttatTGATGGCTGGATGATatgaatatatgaaaaatctactctttttttttttttaatcttgatTGTGGCTTGTTGTCAATAAAATCACTTTCAAATGGATTTCTCTGACTAACTTTAAACgtctcttttgttttcttccttCCTGATACTTGCAGGGTGCGATACTTCTTGTTGGCTATTTGTATAGTAATTCAGGTTGGCTTTCTGCCCATCAACATTATAATTTTTGTTGAATGCACCTCTCACTCCTCTTTCTATCCTTAGTTTCTCTTGCTTTATCCTTTTTAgtacttataatattataggAGAAAGATCTGTTGGTGAAGCCCATACACTATGAGCTTGCACGTCAATCTATTCTACAAAGAAAAGAGTTAAAGAGTCCCCAGttcttattttaatactaGTAGTTTAATAGGATTTCAAGTTGAGGGTATAAACAGAAAAAGATCCATATGTTGTCTGTATCAAGTTCTCTATAAATCTGGCTTCTTTTGTTAAGTTGCCTGTGATCTACTTACGTGTTCTTTTTAACAGGTGGATCAAGCAGCTATAGAGAGGCTGTGAGTAAAATTGAAGGTAGACATACGATACTATTGTGCTCAATACGatcctattttttattttttatcccTTTTTATAGTTGATTCAATCTTcaacctccttttttttcctaccacaatcaatttttttgtggATAATAAGTTATAGTCCAATAAATACGCTGTTACTTTATGTAGCTGGCCTCTTCTGCTGCTCTTCTGATTAATTATTTCCCTGATAGCTTCATAAAACTAAATGGACATACTTGGATGCTGATAGTTACCCGAATCTGTGATCACATCATTTATCATACTAAAATGTTTATGACATCCGAGAGCctcattttcaaaaaatcaaatatgaatATGCAGGTAGTGTATCGTGCACATTAGAACTGCAACGAGCAATACCGGTTTTGAAGAAAGCATACGGAGACAGTATGCTTAAAGTCTTGCATGTGGGCCCTGACACCTGCTCCGTCGTATCCCAATTGTTGAAAGAAGAAGACACCGAGGCTTGGGGTGTGGAACCCTATGACTTGGATGATGCCGATACCACATGCAAAAGCCTTGTGCGCAAAGGCATGGTAAGAGTGGCGGACATCAAATTCCCTCTTCCTTATCGGGCGAAATCCTTCTCTCTCGTCATTGTATCGGATGCCTTGGACTACTTGTCCCCTAGGTACCTAAACAAGACCCTCCCTGAACTGGCAAGGGTCTCTTCCAATGGCGTCGTTGTCTTTGCAGGTATAGTTTCAATATCCCTTTCATTTGCAGCTTCCTCTTAATTACTGTCTTTGGGATGAAGATGAAACATAAGTAGAGAGGATAAGTGAATGGGAAGAGGGTCTTACTCAAACTCGAAAGCACGGTAGCCAGATGAATGGTGCATGGATGATTTCTGTGGGCACATTTTCCCAGTACTTTATTGAAAGTGTTTCTATTGGACTATGTTGTGCTATTGCCTCATTAGTTTAGTGGCAAACCATTCATTTCTTCTTTGGAATTCTTACTTCAATTCAATCTCTAGTATCCTTCCTTGGTTCTAGGAAAAGGCGTTGATAGATCACGATGTTTAATAGGATTCGTGAAGTTGACCCAACTAGCGGTAAAAAAATGGGCGATGGTGGTGCTGTTGAGCTTTAACATCTTCTGACTGTTTTGTCGACacgaatttttcttttttgagagGCTGTGATGAAATTTGTAGGGAATATTATCAATTCTTTCAAGCAACATCCTCTGACAGTTTTACCTATGCTTGTAGGGTATCCTGGTCAGCAAAGAGCTAAGGTTGCAGAGCTATCCAAATTCGGTCGCCCAGTAAGTAAATCGTGGTcccttatttatttaatcatcACATAACGAAATTTTACTTGTTGCCCATATTTTATGGTTCTCGGGTAAAAATGGAGGATGTTATGAAACAGTAAATATTTCTCAAAATGAGTGCCTTGTTTGAAAAAGATTCGATGGTCGACAATGAAGGCCAAAGAGAATGCGAGCACAACAAAAATATCTCCTAGTTCTGGGTTGTTCCTTGTTCGGTTGATGAATCGTTAGCTTTTGACTGAGAACAATGATTCATGAACTTCTTGGAAGGCCAAATTGCGGAGCTCCTCCTGGTGGATACGGTACTTCTTCCAAACAAAGATAGAAGAGAATGAAGCGGCGGCGAAGAAGTTCGAGCAGGCCGCGACGAAGAGGTCGTACAAGCCAGCCTGTCAGGTCTTCCACCTCAAGTCCTTCCCATGAGACTCGACTGCTACTCTTCGACTGCGCTCCCTTCCCAATCCTCAATTGCAGCTGCAGGACAAAAAGTGTCGTGAAGAAACCAAATAAAAATAGCCCAAAGGGCCATTGTGGAAAATCTTCTCATATATTATACATTTTGTTTTGAAACTGTAGATGTTTGCACTTTATTTATTCACTCGAGAAGTGTTCGTCTTCGAGGCCTCCAAGT is a genomic window containing:
- the LOC116204699 gene encoding U1 small nuclear ribonucleoprotein 70 kDa, which gives rise to MMDLETENRIAAILMKEAAELRRQAEQEGVLSYLQQPTVRGRPNSRFLTATVLGVQQANKAVEVNEMWRVRQKELELDNRLKGRSRDDSRNGRIHHKDTVSTSRSVTKRLSVSDDAGGATCSSRTSVHEAIEANVDAGLKDEEVEEFLHSRVKRGRGSIGSRMDETGPFLPSREDAEEKISLNPDAWAQRVVHGPKRPLELKSYESSEEETSKDRQKKAKKDRSESSKKKHSHKHRSKEKSKDRKKEEKKSRGERKKKDGKRRRE
- the LOC116204700 gene encoding probable pectin methylesterase CGR2; protein product: MSRRPASLARRFADGGSIPFVGSVQSKTRSSPLLSIGLLVVGAILLVGYLYSNSGGSSSYREAVSKIEGSVSCTLELQRAIPVLKKAYGDSMLKVLHVGPDTCSVVSQLLKEEDTEAWGVEPYDLDDADTTCKSLVRKGMVRVADIKFPLPYRAKSFSLVIVSDALDYLSPRYLNKTLPELARVSSNGVVVFAGYPGQQRAKVAELSKFGRPAKLRSSSWWIRYFFQTKIEENEAAAKKFEQAATKRSYKPACQVFHLKSFP